In Raphanus sativus cultivar WK10039 unplaced genomic scaffold, ASM80110v3 Scaffold0780, whole genome shotgun sequence, a genomic segment contains:
- the LOC108819292 gene encoding 21 kDa protein-like — translation MARQLYTMSFLHLATLLFIFRTISAVGFPPAPPTTTNHLDFIRTSCNATLYPDVCFTSLAGYASAVQDNPARLAKLAIGVSLSRAKHTVSYLSKLSRAAASASPAVHDCVSNVGDAVEQMHGSLQQLREMNHRRPGAPAFRFQMSNVQTWMSAALTDEETCTDGITEEMEEGETKTAVCERVADVKRFTSNALALVNTYANNGA, via the coding sequence ATGGCAAGGCAGCTTTACACGATGTCGTTTCTTCACTTAGCCACCTTACTCTTCATTTTCCGAACAATCTCAGCCGTCGGTTTCCCTCCGGCGCCACCAACAACAACCAACCACCTAGATTTCATCCGTACGAGCTGCAACGCGACGCTCTACCCTGACGTCTGTTTCACGTCGCTTGCTGGCTACGCCTCCGCCGTGCAAGACAATCCTGCGAGGCTAGCCAAGCTCGCCATCGGCGTCTCCCTCTCCCGCGCAAAACACACGGTGTCTTACCTCTCAAAACTCTCCCGCGCCGCCGCCTCTGCCTCCCCCGCCGTCCACGACTGCGTTTCCAACGTGGGAGACGCCGTGGAGCAGATGCACGGCTCGCTCCAGCAGCTCAGAGAGATGAACCACCGCCGTCCCGGAGCTCCGGCGTTTCGGTTTCAGATGAGTAACGTGCAGACGTGGATGAGCGCGGCGCTGACGGACGAGGAGACGTGCACGGATGGGATCACGGAGGAGATGGAAGAGGGAGAGACGAAGACGGCCGTTTGCGAGAGAGTCGCCGACGTGAAGAGGTTCACGAGCAATGCGCTTGCTCTAGTCAACACATACGCCAATAACGGAGCCTAG
- the LOC108820981 gene encoding 10 kDa chaperonin-like → MMKRLVPTFNRILVQRVIQPAKTESGILLPEKASKLKSGKVIAVGPGSRDKDGKLIPVSVKEGDTVLLPEYGGTEVKLGEKEYHLFRDEDVLGTLHED, encoded by the exons ATGATGAAGCGTCTGGTCCCAACGTTCAACCGCATTCTTGTGCAGAGAGTCATCCAGCCTGCTAAAACCGAAAGCGGCATCCTCCTCCCTGAGAAAGCCTCCAAG CTGAAATCAGGCAAGGTGATAGCAGTGGGGCCCGGTTCGAGAGATAAGGACGGGAAATTGATTCCGGTCTCGGTTAAGGAAGGCGACACCGTTCTTCTTCCGGAATACGGCGGTACTGAGGTCAAGCTCGGCGAGAAGGA GTACCATCTCTTCCGTGATGAGGATGTCTTGGGAACTTTGCACGAGGATTAA